In Lolium rigidum isolate FL_2022 chromosome 3, APGP_CSIRO_Lrig_0.1, whole genome shotgun sequence, the genomic window CTTATGTCCTTGCATCTTTTCTTAGTTTTTGTCTAACTTGTAGGACTATCTAATTACTGTAGGCTGTTGAAGAGAGATGTACATCCCCATATATGCTTATTTGCTTGCAACTTTTGTTAGTTTTTATCTAACTTGTAGGACTATCTAATTACTGTAGGTTGTTGAAGAGAGATGGGGCTCACTGGGTCACTTAGCAGCATCAGTATCAACGTCCAGAGTTGCCCCTTCATATGCTCATTTGCAGGCCATTAGAGGTAGAAAGGCTGGACAAGCAGACAACCCTGAGAAATCCTCCAAAGAAAATAGAAAGGAGGACAAGCGAGGTGAAGACAGTGGTGGTAGCCGTGAATATTTGCGAGGTGTCTCCTCTCGGGAACATGCCATGAGAAAACCCAAAGCTGATTCTACTCCTTGGAAGAGGAATAGACAGAATATGTCTTCCGAGGATCGGACGCTTATCTCCTCAGCACTAGCAAGCATCAACAAATTTTCCAATgacggaagcttcatggaaaggaTTAATAGCGCTGGTAGTAAGAATACAAATGTTTCGTCTGTTGAGGTTGATGAACAAAGGGATAGTGGGCCGAAGTCCCACAAGGAGAGTTCAAAGAAACCATCTTCAGTGAGCACTCAAAATCTAAATGCCAACCAGTTAGCTGCAAAGATTCTGCAACTCCGGATGAAAGGCAAGAACGAAGAAGCTGACCAACTTTCGGTAAGTGTCCCATATATTGTCATTGTGAGATACTGGCACAATCCCTGGTTCATTAGTGAATCACTACTTTGCAGAATTGAATTAACACATAACAGTCGCAAATATTCATTTGAATCCACATAATTTATTTaataacaatttttttttgtctcaGAGGGAAATGGAGACTGTGCTGGAAAATCAGGGTGCTTCTGTTGAAGAGCCTAGACATGAAAGGGAAAAGAGCTCAAACAGGTTAGTTAATCTTATGTTGAAATTTATCTTAGCAGTTGGTGCTAGGACTATCTGGGATCTGTCCTTAGTTGTGCTTTGAGTTACCTTGCTTTTCTAGTTGAAACAAATTTCGTTTCTATGATGTTCTAAATGCTAACGTCCTTTAGACATGATGTCAACAGTTTTATGATTATCAGATTATCTTGTTTAACTAATATTTTGTTCAGTAGTCTCAGAATGGAAGTGTTATATATGCTGTTTAAGGCCTGTTGGTTTGTGATGCCCTGTTTGCCTATTTTGCTTTTAGATGTTTCAACATTTCCCTCCGGTGCTTTATCACAGAGTGATGCAGCCTCATGtatttgaactatgtgaaatatcCTTGTAGTTATTCTGAACTAGTGCATTACTGATAAACCCTGCTCATCTAAAGATGTGAACTACCTTGCCATATGCTGTGATTGTGTACGCTGATAATGGTTAGCACCCCAGTCCAAATGGTATCCATGGTCTAGAAAAGAATCTGTATGACTATGCTGAAATATTCAAGATAGTAATCATCCATCACTAAAATAATCTTTGAGATCTGCTGTCTCAGTGTTTTGGTTGCTAGTACGTTTATCATTTATGAGGTATACCTGTATAGTTTGAAGGCAAAGCCACCATACAGTATTGAACTGAATTGCTCTACTGAAATATTCATTTTTCATTGTTATACATATATTAGCATCCAGAGTTTAATGCATATTGTCCTTTTCAACTTCAGGCATACCATAAAACCTAGTGCAGCCGATCGCAGGAAAAAAGAAGAGGATGGTGACCTGCATCTTGCTAATAAAATTATGCACAACAAACAGTATAACATGATTAAAACTATAGAGGATGAATACGATTATGGTGATGCTCCTAGTAAGAAAGGGAAAAGGAAGAATAAAgaggcacatgaggagaagagaaGCAGCCGTGGACATATCTTAACTCAGAAAGAGCGCTGCTTGTACTGCTTCGAGAACCCATCCAGGCCAAAGCATCTAGTTGTTGCTATAGGAAACTTCACATACTTGATGCTGCCACAGTTTGAGCCTCTTGTTCTTGGGCACTGCGTTATTCTTCCATTGCAGGTGAGACAATTTACCTTGTAGCATGAATTTGAAGTATTTAGTTAAAGTGCGAAGACCAGTTTTGCTCTGAGCTTTCATAAAAACTATCTGGCTTCCATTTGCTTGTGCTTTGGGATAAGCTATCGTGGATCTTTGTGTTTTCATCGCAGCTCTTCTGTATTGCCCatcatatatttcttcaaactctTAGTGATTCCATGTTTTTTAATGATTGCAGCACGAGTCTGCAGTAAGAACTGTTGATAAAAATGTATGGGAGGAGATTCGCAACTTCAAGAAGTGCCTCCTGAAGATGTTCGCGCAACAAGACAAGGATGTGGTTTTCATGGAGACTGTCATAAGCTTGGACAAACAACGGAGGCATTGCATGATTGAATGCATCCCTGTCCCGTTTGAAGTTTCAAACAAAGCACCCATGTACTTCAAGAAGGTCAGCTGTCCATCGCTACACTGTCTGCATAAGTGAGAACAATTTGTTTTCTCCAGGCAATTGAAGTACTGATAAAATGCATCCTGTTTTCTCCAGGCAATCGATGAAGCTGAAGAAGAATGGTCCCAGCACGAGATGAAGAAGCTTATTCCAACAAGTGGCAACCTGCGGCAAGTCATCCCGGAGAACTTTGCCTACTTCCACGTAGAGTTTGGTCTGGACCGTGGATTTGTCCATGTGATAGACGACGAGACCAATTTCAGTGCTGGTTTTGGACTGAATGTCATGAGAGGGGTGCTCCGGTTGCCAGGGGAGGACATGCACCGTCGTCGAAGGCATGAAACCATGGATAACCAGAAGCAAGCCGTCGCCAGCTTCATGAAGGACTGGGAGCCCTTTGACTGGACAAAACAATTGGAGTAGAGGTAGATACACTCTCAAGAGCAGGTGGAAGATTTTTGTAGGGAAGATTGTACTGCTGTTATCATGTATCTGTATGTTATATGTTAGTTTCCTTTTCGGTTAATGTCAAAGTTTCACATCATATATGGCTGTGAATTTATAAAGCCTTTTGGTTCAAATATTTCTGAAATTGACGGTACATGCATACCCAGATGCCACCATTGATCCAAGTATGGAGTAATTCATATTCCATAGCAGGGGAGTATCTTGAATTTGGCCATGTCACAGTTACATCATGTTGGACAAACTTGGTGCTCAGCTGCTGATTGCAAATGTTAGTTGCCTTTGTTTCTACCTCCATATTTAATGTTTGCACCGTATTTAGTGCATAGAGCTGAGATCACCAGCTTACATTGTGAAAATAATGTGAATTCTTTCGCTGGTTCTCAGACAGGTGTGTGCTTTGGTCTCGCATTGGTGCTGCTATCTTATCAAACTGGAAGTCTGTTTGCCATAAGTTGGTGCTGCTACCTGATCAAACTGGAAGTCTGTTTGCCATAAGTTGAGGGATCGGTAAACCTGTGCACCAGATCTGGAATGTGACTGACTGCACCAGTGTTCCAATCATCAGCCTGAAATTAACAAAGTCGATATGCAGCTGAAATTAACAAGCTTGTTTCGAAGGTTTGCCCCCCCACCCCCGAAGATTAAATTCTTTGCTTGGttggggaaatgcactttggctcgtaggagcatttgctcccattgtgtgaatccacatttcgaagtgtcaaaaaattctaaactaaatttttacatgtacatctagacattttatgtcggTATACAGATtttcaaaaatataaacttttttatgtggctcctgtaaaaaagacaaattttgatattgtaacacgactacgtacagcatatttttttgtcttttttgtacacaacacataaaatgttgtttttccatgaaaacttgcgtacgaacatagaatgtcacgatgtacaccaaaaaatttatgtcaattttttttgacatttttaaaattaatttttagttattttatataatgggagcatttgctcctatgagccaaaacgccacctccgctTGGTTGGCTCTTCAAAATCGGATTTGGACGTCGGATCGCCTCGTAAGGAGGGGTAGGACCAATTCCGGTCTTTGCCCGCTATGCAACCAAACTCAAGAGACGGCGGCTCACCTCTTCTCCCATTGCCGCTACTCCAAGCGCCTTTGGGGAATGGTCAAGGGTTGGATTGGCATCCCCTCCATTCGCACCCATGAGTGGACGGACGATCTCACCCTTGAGGTTTGGTGGGCGAAGATGTTGAAGGATGCAACGGCTAACCGAAAGGCAATGGCCCCCTTAACCATGCTTGTTAGTTGGACCATTTGGAAGGAGCGAAACGCTAGGGTGTTCAACCACAAGTCCGCTCCCCCTACCATCCTCCTCGACATCATCAAGACCGAAGCTAAGCTTTGGGTGGCCGCGGTGCGAAGTGTTTGAGTTTTGTAATAACGGGAGAGTAATCCTTTAGTTTGCTTTTGGGTTCGGAACTTTGTCTTATTAAGactcttcttcttaattaatgaatggtggcaaatcttttgccccttgtttaaaaaaaaaaaggatggTGATCAAGTATGAGCAAAGCTCCATCGATCTTCAGTCACAGTTGAACAGCCACGGTACACGGGTGCGTACGCCTGCCTACCTGGTTCTGAAGATGAAGTATACGATTGTGATATGACCTGAACCTGGATCGATGGCAAGCAGGAACGTCGATCTAGGTTCAGATTATGTACACAATCATACGCCCCATCTCCAGAACGATACAGCCAAGGTCCAACGGATCCGACCTGAAGAGCGATCGTCCCCAGAAGACACCATGATGGGAGTCATGGGCAATGAAGCCTGCTCCGGAACCACACACGCCGCGCCCATAAGAGCGTCTTTCTTTCAGAACCGGCGTCATTCCCCTAGACAACCATGAAGCAAAACGGGAAGACGAAAATTGTTTAGCCATTTTTCTCCTCGGACTATCGCGCGTGCAGCTCTATATATCTGGTAGGAAATTGCACATAATCTGAGATTCTTTTTGCACAAAAAACCATATTTTGATGTAAACTGTTGCACAAAACACAAACCTAGTCGTTAAGAGGATAAATACCAAATTAAGCATGTAGGGACCACTATCAGTGCTTACTTAGCCTCCAGCATGAATTCACCAAACTGGTCATACTGACAGAGGACAGTCGGGCCGCTTCTCAACGTTTCAGGCCAATTCCCCAAGAAAGTGTTAAACTGGTGTAGTTTGTAATACAGGACAGCCGAACCCTGTAGGGTATCGAGTTCTATTTCTGACAACCCTAAACTACCTATGTTTCATATCTATCAGCCTAGCTCGATCTCCAAAGTTTCGCCGCCCCTAACGTTGCTCTCCCCATGGTGCCATCTGGAGCGGCCTCGCCGTCGTACGTCGCGGCACCACCGTCCTACGGTGTGTCTCATAGAGAGTGATGTGGAATTAACTCAGGGATTGGAAGAAACAGAAGAGCATGACTTCGAGACGGAAGATTATGCCTCATATCGAAGATTGCCCGTCGAGAGCGCGCGGGGCACCGCTAGGTCATGTACATCTCTCAGTGCAGTATCTAGTAAGCACCTTACTAAGTTACTTATCTCAACAGCAACAACATATCATCCGTTTTTTCCATAGTGCGCCATATGTTCCTTCCATCAAGCAAATGAAGCACTTATGTGTGCCAAATTGTGGTAACATGGATATTATGCTGCAAGAATTGCACTGGGAGCtttgttaatttaaagtcgggctctTAGAGCTTTAATCTAAAGAAAGCACTGCACTAACTGCTAGATATTATGCTGCAAGAACTTGGCATGTGCTATATCTACAGATGCAATGAAAACTTATTGTAACTCATCATTTATCACCAATGATACAACtgcatttttttttcagaaaacaTGAAGTCATGGAATATATGGGATAATACTTTTGCCATATGGCACCAAATAAACTAGAGAATAATCTCTAATGAATCATTACGCAAACCATGGATCCAGCACTAAGCAGGGTCAAAAACACATATATTCGGTATTGTCGCATGCTGAGCATATATGACTGACCCGAAACTCAGTGGAAGAAGTAGCACTGCATCTGAAAATATTGAACTATATGTCCTGTATACTCTTGGATTGTTCAATGTTCATGTAAATTCTTCCTAACATCCACATTTATCATTGTACATGGGAGGTACTAATTTTTGTTGCCAAATTATTATTTCTTAGCCAATTAGCCTGTTGAGGACACATTCCTGGTGATGTTCCTCTTCGTTCTTCCAATTGGTCAGCGATCACTGGAGCCTTGCCGTCGTATAGAATCCGATAAATGGAAAGATGGGTCCCACCAACATATTCCATTTGGATTTATATGTGGAAATCCATGAtagccaggatttttttgatgccATTGTACCCGACTACCCATAAGTTGTCTCAAAAGTCTCAATTGTCAAACATTTTAGCTGATGTACTATTTGTTTAGGCTGCAATGATAGTAGTACTTTGAGCACCTTTTATATTGTCGACAGATACTTGCAATAAAAGATGTCCATCGGGAATGCCTTCACTACAAAACAGCTCAGTGTAATGCCTACGATTCACGACCTTCTAAATACCTTTGTTCAGCTTTCTACTTCTAATAGAATGGCTAGtgctctttttttttgcggggaaaatgGCAAGTGCTCTTCACTGTGCATTTTATCTTGCTGGTTTTTTGTTCTCCATAGTTCGATCTTCCTATTTTATCTTGCACTCTTACCTTTCTTGCTGCCAGGTTCTTCAGCAGGGCATCCGTTCTCAAGATTGTGGCATCTATACGCTGTATAATATCTTGCGGATCATTTGAGATGTCAATGTTAAGTTAGACGAGACACCATTTGAGTAGGTTAACTTTCATCCATTAGTGTCTTCGACATGCTTTTAGTTTTCCTTTTATTGATGGATACTGTAGGAAGACCGGATATGCTTCTAGCACACTTATTTTTATCATCCCTTCTGTTGCTAGATTGACAAAATTAGGTATAAACCTGAGGAGGCTGCTGCACTGAGAGAGAGAATAAGATATTTGATGCGGGAGTACAAGCTGAAGATCGCAGACCAGGGGAACTATGATATGCTGTAGCATTGATAGGAAGTATTTAGTTTAAGGGTGAAAATCAGTTTTGCTCTGGGCTTTCATAAGAACCGACCTGCTTTAGTTTGTTTGTGCCTTGGCATAAGCTATTGTGGTTCCTTTTGTTTTCATTGCAGCTGTTCTGAATTACCCCTCGTATATTTCTTACGAGCTCTTAGTGATACTATGTTTTTTAATGATTGCAGCATGAGTCAGTAAGAACAGTTCATAAGAATGTATGGGAGCAGATTCGCAACTTCAAGAAGTGCCTCCTGAAGACAGGGATGTGGTTTTGATGGAGACTGTCATAAGCTTGGTCAAACAACAGAGACATTGCATGATTGAATGCATCCCTGTCCCCTTTGAAGTTTCAAACAAAGCGCCCATGTAATTCAAGAAAGTCAGATATCTACTGCAGTACTGCCATTTGCATAACTGATTTTTTT contains:
- the LOC124704261 gene encoding CWF19-like protein 2, producing the protein MLSGVKLVPRDQILPPKQGGGGDDSGSSDGSAGKRRKKHGRKGRDREEEKRRRRHRRRRSRRSSDDDDSGDGSDSVDEEEEKGLGRSKRRRKHRRDFDDDDESSSESDRGRGRGRGKRRGAASDDEDEDQGEGMGGEGLRASEVVRREMGLDWMLKPASSSQPESSRAPRADNEEEKFEPADDEVKKPNPKEMNPYLRDNGAGYPDESTPSREASQLLASSVVGDGGASWRLKALKRAKEQAAREGRNIEEVVEERWGSLGHLAASVSTSRVAPSYAHLQAIRGRKAGQADNPEKSSKENRKEDKRGEDSGGSREYLRGVSSREHAMRKPKADSTPWKRNRQNMSSEDRTLISSALASINKFSNDGSFMERINSAGSKNTNVSSVEVDEQRDSGPKSHKESSKKPSSVSTQNLNANQLAAKILQLRMKGKNEEADQLSREMETVLENQGASVEEPRHEREKSSNRHTIKPSAADRRKKEEDGDLHLANKIMHNKQYNMIKTIEDEYDYGDAPSKKGKRKNKEAHEEKRSSRGHILTQKERCLYCFENPSRPKHLVVAIGNFTYLMLPQFEPLVLGHCVILPLQHESAVRTVDKNVWEEIRNFKKCLLKMFAQQDKDVVFMETVISLDKQRRHCMIECIPVPFEVSNKAPMYFKKAIDEAEEEWSQHEMKKLIPTSGNLRQVIPENFAYFHVEFGLDRGFVHVIDDETNFSAGFGLNVMRGVLRLPGEDMHRRRRHETMDNQKQAVASFMKDWEPFDWTKQLE